In Papaver somniferum cultivar HN1 chromosome 1, ASM357369v1, whole genome shotgun sequence, a genomic segment contains:
- the LOC113281717 gene encoding protein PAT1 homolog 2-like, with product MEGFDGGSGVQQTPNLSNFNEFTASSSGNTLFDASQYTFFGKDVLEEIELGGLDDEDGEAPLVGFDDAEYQVPNREEGEGLGSLSDIDDLTSTFSKLNRTVSEPARPGVIGDRGGSFSRESSSAAEWAQEGDLWFDQNVYDSDGGQDSKRWSSQPSAHHPDSKPLYRTSSYPQQLQQPPHFSSEPVLVPKSSFTSYPPPGGRSQQGSPNHHSRHLSIQSLGGSQMPFSAPNLSPFSNPQHHLAGLPHGLHYGGNMPQFPPPGLPTGRSQNNWGVNQANLFSGDHSSILNNMLQQLPHPNGALMPQQLMAQQQQRLHHPVQPSLAHFQALQSQLFNTHPSSSPHVMSKYEQMLGMTDMRDQRPKSSQRGRQNLRFSQQASDNSAQKSDNGWPQFRSKYMTADEIESILRMQHAATHSNDPYVDDYYHQACLSKKTAGSRLKHHFCPTHLRDLPSRSRSNTEPHAFLQVDALGRVPFSSIRRPRPLLEVDPPSASGDDQKISEKPLEQEPMLAARIAIEDGLCLLLDVDDIDRFLQFSQPQDGGTQLRRRRQVLLEGLAASLQLVDPLGKGVGQTVGLSPKDDIVFMRLVSLPKGRKLLSKYLQLLFPGSELTRIVCMAIFRHLRFLFGGLPSDSGASETTSNLARVVSTCVFGMDLGSLSACLAAVVCSSEQPPLRPIGSSAGDGATVILKSILERATDLLTDPHASSNYSMPNRALWQASFDEFFGLLTKYCMSKYDSIMQSLLLQAHPNTGVIGSEAARSISREMPVELLRASLPHTNEQQRKVLLDFAQRSMPVTGFNNNHGGSGGGHINSESVVG from the exons ATGGAAGGATTTGATGGTGGGAGTGGTGTTCAACAAACTCCCAATCTTAGTAATTTTAATGAATTCACAGCGAGTTCTTCAG GAAACACGCTCTTTGATGCATCGCAATACACATTCTTTGGCAAGGATGTGCTAGAAGAAATTGAGTTGGGGGGTTTAGACGATGAAGATGGTGAGGCGCCGTTAGTAGGTTTTGATGATGCCGAGTATCAGGTTCCCAACAGAGAAGAG GGTGAAGGTTTAGGATCTTTGTCGGACATTGATGACCTTACAAGTACTTTTTCAAAG TTGAACAGAACCGTCAGCGAGCCAGCGAGACCAGGAGTGATTGGTGATAGGGGAGGTTCTTTTTCTCGAGAAA GTTCTTCTGCTGCAGAATGGGCACAAGAGGGTGATTTGTGGTTTGATCAGAACGTCTACGACTCTGATGGTGGTCAAGATAGTAAGAGATGGTCGTCACAGCCTTCTGCTCATCATCCTGATTCAAAACCTCTGTATAGAACTTCTTCATATCCTCAACAGCTACAACAACCTCCACACTTCTCCAGTGAGCCTGTTTTAGTACCAAAATCCTCGTTCACTTCATACCCTCCACCAGGTGGTCGGTCTCAACAGGGTTCACCAAATCACCATTCTCGCCACCTTAGTATTCAATCTCTTGGTGGATCACAGATGCCTTTCTCGGCCCCCAACCTTTCTCCTTTCTCTAATCCTCAGCATCATTTGGCTGGGTTACCTCATGGATTACATTATGGTGGAAATATGCCTCAGTTCCCTCCACCAGGACTCCCTACTGGTAGGTCGCAGAACAACTGGGGGGTTAACCAGGCTAATCTATTTTCTGGGGATCATTCAAGTATCTTGAACAATATGTTACAGCAGTTACCTCATCCGAACGGTGCTCTAATGCCTCAACAGCTAATGGCGCAACAACAACAGAGACTTCACCATCCAGTCCAACCGTCTTTGGCTCATTTTCAGGCTTTGCAATCTCAGTTATTCAACACGCATCCTTCGTCATCCCCTCACGTAATGAGCAAGTACGAACAAATGCTTGGGATGACTGATATGAGAGATCAAAGGCCAAAATCATCACAAAGAGGTAGGCAGAACCTGCGGTTTTCTCAGCAGGCCTCTGATAACAGTGCCCAGAAAAGTGATAATGGGTGGCCACAGTTCAGATCCAAGTACATGACTGCTGATGAGATTGAAAGTATTCTGAGGATGCAGCATGCGGCTACCCATAGTAATGATCCTTATGTAGATGATTACTATCATCAGGCTTGCTTGTCAAAAAAAACTGCTGGGTCGAGGTTGAAACATCATTTTTGTCCTACTCACCTGAGGGACCTGCCATCTCGGTCACGTTCAAATACTGAGCCACATGCATTCCTTCAGGTAGATGCTCTTGGAAGAGTCCCTTTCTCGTCCATAAGAAGGCCGCGCCCACTTCTTGAAGTTGACCCTCCGTCAGCTTCTGGGGATGATCAGAAAATTTCCGAGAAGCCACTTGAACAAGAGCCAATGCTTGCAGCCAGAATAGCAATCGAGGATGGCCTATGTCTACTTCTCGATGTGGATGACATTGACAGGTTTCTGCAGTTCAGTCAACCACAAGACGGTGGGACACAGCTGAGGCGCAGGCGTCAGGTTCTCTTAGAAGGTCTTGCAGCCTCACTTCAGTTGGTTGACCCGCTTGGGAAGGGTGTGGGCCAGACAGTTGGTCTCTCCCCTAAAGACGACATTGTATTTATGCGCTTAGTCTCTCTGCCAAAAGGTCGAAAGCTCCTCTCGAAGTACCTTCAGCTTCTTTTTCCTGGAAGTGAGCTTACACGAATAGTATGTATGGCCATTTTTCGTCATCTGAGGTTTTTATTTGGTGGATTACCATCTGACTCTGGAGCATCTGAGACTACAAGTAATCTTGCAAGAGTTGTTTCAACGTGCGTGTTTGGCATGGATCTTGGATCTCTTAGTGCTTGTCTCGCTGCGGTTGTCTGTTCCTCGGAGCAGCCTCCCCTCCGCCCAATTGGAAGCTCTGCCGGAGATGGGGCGACGGTAATCTTAAAATCAATTCTTGAGAGGGCCACTGACCTGCTAACTGATCCCCACGCCTCAAGTAACTACAGTATGCCTAATCGGGCTCTATGGCAGGCATCCTTCGATGAATTCTTTGGCCTTCTCACAAAGTACTGTATGAGTAAGTATGACAGCATTATGCAGTCATTGTTATTGCAGGCCCATCCCAACACAGGAGTTATAGGGTCTGAAGCAGCAAGATCTATAAGTAGGGAGATGCCAGTGGAACTGCTACGTGCAAGTCTTCCTCACACAAATGAACAGCAGCGGAAGGTTTTGTTGGATTTTGCACAGCGTTCCATGCCTGTTACGGGATTTAACAACAAccatggtggtagtggtggtgggcaCATAAATTCTGAATCAGTGGTGGGTTAA